The following proteins are co-located in the Solanum pennellii chromosome 1, SPENNV200 genome:
- the LOC107008382 gene encoding peroxidase 40 isoform X1, whose protein sequence is MSSSQLLFPFSVCSEQFLYLRPQLSVLTSKNTTFSLCYCRNLMASFYLASLCIMLLIKFSVTFASGNVVSNKLEKTCIDGVTIALSFGLYLNSCPEAEAIIFSWVESAVSQDPRMAASLLRLHFHDCFVNGCDASVLLDDTSNFSGEKTAGPNLNSLRGFEVIDNIKADLEYACPQTVSCADILAIAARDSVVLSGGLGWQVQMGRKDSLTASKTAANNIPGPNSNVATLVTNFQNLGLSLQDMVTLSGAHTIGKARCATFSSRLNNNNNAGVRNSEMNLDFLQSLQQLCSANNNTTLANLDDMTPSTFDNHYYVNLLSGKGLLVSDQVLATGDDDNTREIVQNYVDDPSLFLEDFKNSMLKMGSLPPPTGTNGEIRVNCRVIN, encoded by the exons ATGTCTTCTTCTCAACTGCTCTTCCCTTTTTCTGTTTGCAGTGAGCAATTCCTCTATTTAAGGCCTCAACTTTCAGTATTAACATCAAAAAACACAACTTTCTCATTGTGTTACTGTAGAAATTTAATGGCTTCCTTCTACTTAGCTTCTTTGTGCATTATGCTACTGATCAAGTTTTCAGTAACATTTGCAAGTGGAAATGTTGTTTCAAATAAGTTGGAGAAAACATGCATTGATGGTGTGACCATCGCGTTAAGTTTTGGTTTGTACCTAAACAGCTGCCCAGAAGCTGAAGCTATAATCTTTTCATGGGTGGAAAGTGCAGTGTCCCAAGACCCCAGAATGGCTGCTTCTTTGCTTCGTCTTCATTTCCATGACTGTTTCGTTAAT GGATGTGACGCATCAGTACTCCTGGACGATACCTCTAATTTCAGCGGAGAGAAAACAGCTGGACCAAACTTGAACTCATTAAGGGGTTTTGAAGTGATTGATAACATCAAGGCTGACCTAGAATATGCTTGTCCCCAGACTGTATCTTGTGCTGATATTCTTGCTATTGCTGCTAGAGATTCTGTTGTCCTG TCAGGAGGCTTGGGATGGCAAGTGCAAATGGGGAGAAAGGATAGCTTAACAGCAAGCAAAACAGCAGCAAATAACATCCCAGGACCAAACTCAAATGTAGCCACCCTTGTTACCAACTTTCAAAATCTTGGTCTGTCTCTTCAAGACATGGTCACTCTATCAGGTGCACATACAATTGGAAAGGCTAGATGTGCTACATTTAGCTCCAGgctaaacaacaacaataacgcGGGCGTCAGAAATTCAGAAatgaacttggatttcttgcaGTCACTGCAACAACTGTGCTCAGCTAACAATAACACTACACTAGCAAATCTTGATGACATGACTCCATCAACGTTCGATAATCACTACTACGTTAATCTTCTATCAGGAAAAGGTTTGCTTGTTTCTGACCAAGTCCTAGCAACTGGAGATGACGATAACACTAGAGAAATTGTGCAGAATTATGTAGACGATCCATCTTTGTTTCTTGAGGATTTCAAAAACTCCATGCTCAAAATGGGAAGCTTACCACCACCAACTGGAACAAATGGCGAAATCCGTGTTAATTGTAGGGTTATTAATTAA
- the LOC107008382 gene encoding peroxidase 40 isoform X3 has product MASFYLASLCIMLLIKFSVTFASGNVVSNKLEKTCIDGVTIALSFGLYLNSCPEAEAIIFSWVESAVSQDPRMAASLLRLHFHDCFVNGCDASVLLDDTSNFSGEKTAGPNLNSLRGFEVIDNIKADLEYACPQTVSCADILAIAARDSVVLSGGLGWQVQMGRKDSLTASKTAANNIPGPNSNVATLVTNFQNLGLSLQDMVTLSGAHTIGKARCATFSSRLNNNNNAGVRNSEMNLDFLQSLQQLCSANNNTTLANLDDMTPSTFDNHYYVNLLSGKGLLVSDQVLATGDDDNTREIVQNYVDDPSLFLEDFKNSMLKMGSLPPPTGTNGEIRVNCRVIN; this is encoded by the exons ATGGCTTCCTTCTACTTAGCTTCTTTGTGCATTATGCTACTGATCAAGTTTTCAGTAACATTTGCAAGTGGAAATGTTGTTTCAAATAAGTTGGAGAAAACATGCATTGATGGTGTGACCATCGCGTTAAGTTTTGGTTTGTACCTAAACAGCTGCCCAGAAGCTGAAGCTATAATCTTTTCATGGGTGGAAAGTGCAGTGTCCCAAGACCCCAGAATGGCTGCTTCTTTGCTTCGTCTTCATTTCCATGACTGTTTCGTTAAT GGATGTGACGCATCAGTACTCCTGGACGATACCTCTAATTTCAGCGGAGAGAAAACAGCTGGACCAAACTTGAACTCATTAAGGGGTTTTGAAGTGATTGATAACATCAAGGCTGACCTAGAATATGCTTGTCCCCAGACTGTATCTTGTGCTGATATTCTTGCTATTGCTGCTAGAGATTCTGTTGTCCTG TCAGGAGGCTTGGGATGGCAAGTGCAAATGGGGAGAAAGGATAGCTTAACAGCAAGCAAAACAGCAGCAAATAACATCCCAGGACCAAACTCAAATGTAGCCACCCTTGTTACCAACTTTCAAAATCTTGGTCTGTCTCTTCAAGACATGGTCACTCTATCAGGTGCACATACAATTGGAAAGGCTAGATGTGCTACATTTAGCTCCAGgctaaacaacaacaataacgcGGGCGTCAGAAATTCAGAAatgaacttggatttcttgcaGTCACTGCAACAACTGTGCTCAGCTAACAATAACACTACACTAGCAAATCTTGATGACATGACTCCATCAACGTTCGATAATCACTACTACGTTAATCTTCTATCAGGAAAAGGTTTGCTTGTTTCTGACCAAGTCCTAGCAACTGGAGATGACGATAACACTAGAGAAATTGTGCAGAATTATGTAGACGATCCATCTTTGTTTCTTGAGGATTTCAAAAACTCCATGCTCAAAATGGGAAGCTTACCACCACCAACTGGAACAAATGGCGAAATCCGTGTTAATTGTAGGGTTATTAATTAA
- the LOC107008382 gene encoding peroxidase 40 isoform X2 produces MCFVLENVEQFLYLRPQLSVLTSKNTTFSLCYCRNLMASFYLASLCIMLLIKFSVTFASGNVVSNKLEKTCIDGVTIALSFGLYLNSCPEAEAIIFSWVESAVSQDPRMAASLLRLHFHDCFVNGCDASVLLDDTSNFSGEKTAGPNLNSLRGFEVIDNIKADLEYACPQTVSCADILAIAARDSVVLSGGLGWQVQMGRKDSLTASKTAANNIPGPNSNVATLVTNFQNLGLSLQDMVTLSGAHTIGKARCATFSSRLNNNNNAGVRNSEMNLDFLQSLQQLCSANNNTTLANLDDMTPSTFDNHYYVNLLSGKGLLVSDQVLATGDDDNTREIVQNYVDDPSLFLEDFKNSMLKMGSLPPPTGTNGEIRVNCRVIN; encoded by the exons ATGTGTTttgtccttgagaatgt TGAGCAATTCCTCTATTTAAGGCCTCAACTTTCAGTATTAACATCAAAAAACACAACTTTCTCATTGTGTTACTGTAGAAATTTAATGGCTTCCTTCTACTTAGCTTCTTTGTGCATTATGCTACTGATCAAGTTTTCAGTAACATTTGCAAGTGGAAATGTTGTTTCAAATAAGTTGGAGAAAACATGCATTGATGGTGTGACCATCGCGTTAAGTTTTGGTTTGTACCTAAACAGCTGCCCAGAAGCTGAAGCTATAATCTTTTCATGGGTGGAAAGTGCAGTGTCCCAAGACCCCAGAATGGCTGCTTCTTTGCTTCGTCTTCATTTCCATGACTGTTTCGTTAAT GGATGTGACGCATCAGTACTCCTGGACGATACCTCTAATTTCAGCGGAGAGAAAACAGCTGGACCAAACTTGAACTCATTAAGGGGTTTTGAAGTGATTGATAACATCAAGGCTGACCTAGAATATGCTTGTCCCCAGACTGTATCTTGTGCTGATATTCTTGCTATTGCTGCTAGAGATTCTGTTGTCCTG TCAGGAGGCTTGGGATGGCAAGTGCAAATGGGGAGAAAGGATAGCTTAACAGCAAGCAAAACAGCAGCAAATAACATCCCAGGACCAAACTCAAATGTAGCCACCCTTGTTACCAACTTTCAAAATCTTGGTCTGTCTCTTCAAGACATGGTCACTCTATCAGGTGCACATACAATTGGAAAGGCTAGATGTGCTACATTTAGCTCCAGgctaaacaacaacaataacgcGGGCGTCAGAAATTCAGAAatgaacttggatttcttgcaGTCACTGCAACAACTGTGCTCAGCTAACAATAACACTACACTAGCAAATCTTGATGACATGACTCCATCAACGTTCGATAATCACTACTACGTTAATCTTCTATCAGGAAAAGGTTTGCTTGTTTCTGACCAAGTCCTAGCAACTGGAGATGACGATAACACTAGAGAAATTGTGCAGAATTATGTAGACGATCCATCTTTGTTTCTTGAGGATTTCAAAAACTCCATGCTCAAAATGGGAAGCTTACCACCACCAACTGGAACAAATGGCGAAATCCGTGTTAATTGTAGGGTTATTAATTAA